The DNA region ATCTAAATCATCAAGCCTTGCCTGAAGCTTGTTAGGGGCTTGTGCTCGAACATCTGCCTCCTGAACGGCCAAATAATCCCTAAACGTATCTATACCCATATGAGCGACTGCTTTTCTAAGGGATTTTGCATTGGGTTCAAAACGGTAGTCATGGTAGGCAATGAGTTTGAGAATATGGTTTTTGGTTTTATTATCAAACTTGAGACGGCTAAGTATTGTTTTTGAGAGCTCCACACTGATTTTTGAATGGCCATAAAAATGATCTGTGCCTTCATCATCTGTTGATTTTGAGTAACCTTTTCCAATGTCATGTAAAAATATAGCCCATCTTAGAGCTTCATTTCTTTTTATTTCCTTCAATGCCTTATAGGTATGCTCATCCACATCATATACATGATAGGCATGGTTTTGACTGAGCCCTACACATGGCATAAATTCAGGTATCACATAAGGCATTAGGCCATAATGAACCAGCTTTGATATGTAGTCCGGATTTTTGGAACATAGAATCTTAGTAAGCTCCATCTTAACTCTTTCAGCACTAATTTTCTCGATGAGCTTAGACAACAATGAAATGGCCCTACCGGTTTCGGATTCGATCTCAAAACCGAATCGCGCTGCAAATCGAATGGCTCTAAGCATCCTTAGAGCATCTTCGTGAAAACGTTCATCCGGATCGCCAACACATCTAATCATGCCAAGTTCAAGGTCACGTTCTCCGCCAAACAGGTCTACAAAACCTGATTCTTCGTTATAGGCCATTGCATTAATGGTAAAATCCCTACGCTTAAGATCTTCTTTCAGACATTTTGTAAATGCGACCGCCTTAGGCTTCCTATGGTTTTCATACTTACCATCCACACGATAGGTGGTGATCTCGTAACCCACTTTATTTTTCAATATGGTAACTGTACCATGTTCCAGACCGGTATCTACTGTTCTTGAAAATAAAGCCTTCACTTGACTCGGTTCAGCAGATGTTGTTAGATCCCAGTCCTTAGGTACTTTCCCTATCATTAGATCTCTCACACACCCACCAACTATAAAGGCTTCATGCCCATGGTGATGTAGTTTTTTTAGTATATAATGAACGTCTTTTGGTAATTCTTTATTTATCATAAAACACCTTTTCTATTGAATCGTAATGGCCTCTTTTTGAACGCCTTTTACTTCAAGTTTCTTTAATGTGTCTTTTACACTTGAAGGTACATAGGTTTTTAAAAGCTTCATTTTACCGGTGAAAGTATATGCTATACAAGTTGCAGGTATTAGTAAACTGTCCCCTTTTTTCACTTCTAAAGATTCAAAATCACCCTCTAATTGACCAAAACCCTCAAGAACCATATATATTTCGTAGCTGTTTTCATTCAATTGCCTGTCGGATCCATCTATTTCTATGGTTTCTAAGGCAAAGTATTGGTTCAAGATATAATAAGTATGCTTGGCATCTTCTCTAACGACCGTAGAACCATGAACCGGTAAGGTTGAATATGAATCTAGAAAATCGATGGTCTCTTTGGATTTGTCTATATGAAGGTCCCTACTTTGACCATCAAGGCCTATTCTGTTCCAATCGTAGACTCTATAGGTAGTGTCTGAGTTTTGCTGCACTTCGGCAAGCAAGATACCTTTTCCTATGGCATGAATTAAGCCAGCAGGTATATTAAATACATCACCGGGCTTTACTTCAACCTCATTAAGAACCTGTTCCAATTGGTTGGTTCTAAGAGCTTCTATAAATGTTTCTTGGGTTGTCCCTTTTTTTAGACCAATGATTAGCCTCGCACCTTCATCTGCTTCCATGACAACCCATGCTTCTGATTTTCCAAGTTCTCCGTTTTCTATAATTTTAGCATAAGTATCATCCGGATGTACTTGAACGGACAAATCCTCTTTCGCATCAATGATTTTTACCAGTAATGGAAATTTATTTCCTTTTTCATGACCTTCACCCAGTATATGATGGCTATGAGTTTGCAATAGTTCGCATAATGTACGACCTTTATAAGGTCCTGTTGCAATGATAGAGGCCCCATGTTCATGACAAGCAACTTCCCAGCTCTCCCCTGTATATTTAAATGGGGTTTTTTTTCCATAAAGATTTTTCAGCTTTTCTCCGCCCCAGATTCGTTCTTTTAGGTCCGGCTCAAATAATAATGGTCCCATAGTGCCTCCTTATGCATTTAACATAACTTTTTCATTATTAAAGGATCTTGTAATCATAAGAATCAGTATCCCTGTAATAACAATGGATACAATTGTGGACAGCAAAAACGCATCCATCCCCAGTTGGAACATAAATAATTGCTTAATGGCAAGTACATTGCCCAGTATCGGTATGGCAAATTGCATCAAAGCTGGCTCACCGGTTGTAAACATGGTAGAAAAAGATGCAAACATAACAATCATGTAAATAGGTGATACGTAAGTGCCTGCTTCTTTGACAGACTTTGCCCTAACAGAAGTAATACATATGAGACCTACATACATGCCCACCAGTACCAACATAATAATTAATAATTGTAGATATTGAACGGCTGAGAAGGATAATGATGTAATGGAAATATCTCTCCCGCCTGATAACATGCCCCCAGCGTTTGGTAAGGAAGCCATGATTGCAATAAAAGAACATGCCGCACTGACAAAAGCAACAATTGCAAGACCAATCAGTTTACCCATAGCGATGGTTTCTCTATTAACAGGCGTCATGAGCAAGGTTGCCATGGTGCCTCTTTCTTTTTCTCCT from Petrocella atlantisensis includes:
- a CDS encoding CCA tRNA nucleotidyltransferase, producing MINKELPKDVHYILKKLHHHGHEAFIVGGCVRDLMIGKVPKDWDLTTSAEPSQVKALFSRTVDTGLEHGTVTILKNKVGYEITTYRVDGKYENHRKPKAVAFTKCLKEDLKRRDFTINAMAYNEESGFVDLFGGERDLELGMIRCVGDPDERFHEDALRMLRAIRFAARFGFEIESETGRAISLLSKLIEKISAERVKMELTKILCSKNPDYISKLVHYGLMPYVIPEFMPCVGLSQNHAYHVYDVDEHTYKALKEIKRNEALRWAIFLHDIGKGYSKSTDDEGTDHFYGHSKISVELSKTILSRLKFDNKTKNHILKLIAYHDYRFEPNAKSLRKAVAHMGIDTFRDYLAVQEADVRAQAPNKLQARLDDLDIKKQHFEVLMASKHCLTIQDLNIRGKDLMDLGVEKGEKIGMLLKALLEIVIEEPEMNKKKLLLEKAEILIHKG
- a CDS encoding type I phosphomannose isomerase catalytic subunit: MGPLLFEPDLKERIWGGEKLKNLYGKKTPFKYTGESWEVACHEHGASIIATGPYKGRTLCELLQTHSHHILGEGHEKGNKFPLLVKIIDAKEDLSVQVHPDDTYAKIIENGELGKSEAWVVMEADEGARLIIGLKKGTTQETFIEALRTNQLEQVLNEVEVKPGDVFNIPAGLIHAIGKGILLAEVQQNSDTTYRVYDWNRIGLDGQSRDLHIDKSKETIDFLDSYSTLPVHGSTVVREDAKHTYYILNQYFALETIEIDGSDRQLNENSYEIYMVLEGFGQLEGDFESLEVKKGDSLLIPATCIAYTFTGKMKLLKTYVPSSVKDTLKKLEVKGVQKEAITIQ